Proteins encoded within one genomic window of Humulus lupulus chromosome 1, drHumLupu1.1, whole genome shotgun sequence:
- the LOC133817748 gene encoding uncharacterized protein LOC133817748, whose translation MKVPKTITYNSLVDQLYTLIGADKSRIDLDLNVIYHFGSKGIPPSLISNDDDVSFFLDEIGTSINHRTPLCVSTIEKRSNDPLVTKTHELYTIPPVETKVNDDFCIDDDNENIDRPTCNDVLVKHNLQQSTSNEVLKSHDSSNNRGRKVRQVGEDNLWSTPLLLNQGEKGSTSSSTAQLLTSSSSINSWEIKEGQIFENKQELKMKLHLYALKKNFEFKVKKSAKNIWCTVCVDDKCKWRLRATKLVKSNMFEVRKFFDEHTCSLDVRHKDHRQASPWLIGHVIRRKFEGDNVNYKPRSIVRDMSLSYGVHMSYAKAWRCREHALAYIRGTPESSFQKLPSFLYMMEQKNPGTVTHLQMDNEGSFKYCFMALGVSIMGFKTYIRPVICVDGTFLTTRCGGTLLCAMGQDANKQIYPIAFSVVDLENNDSWLYFLLRLKEAIGEVENLVFVSDRHTSIASALTKIFPEAHHSACIHHVSMNIRVKFKTDHCHEEFFLAAKAYRKREFLRHFEKIKFKDLAIAQYLENQVGFEKWARSFFPGHRYNLMTTGIAESWNNVIAEARGWPITCLMEFMRHTLQKWFFKRRTAASATTGPLATEVEADLRKLANKSTTSFPFPSSQYEITVLDGDLDGDVDLRRKTCSCRRFDLTGLPCEHALAGARQRGISPYNLCSRFYTVEAWLSSYGGSVYTLGNEESWVIPNDIGSMMIAPPLVKQKAGRPKKKRRLSKGEKNSKQHRCTRCGVLDHNRVTCTTVCPPLSRHA comes from the exons ATGAAGGTGCCAAAGACTATCACTTACAATAGTCTTGTTGATCAATTGTATACTTTAATCGGAGCTGACAAGTCTCGTATTGATCTTGACTTAAATGTAATCTATCATTTTGGAAGTAAAGGTATCCCTCCATCTTTGATTAGTAATGATGATGATGTTTCTTTTTTTCTTGATGAGATAGGAACATCTATCAATCATCGGACACCCCTATGTGTGTCTACTATAGAGAAGAGAAGTAATGATCCTTTGGTTACTAAAACACATGAGTTGTATACTATTCCTCCAGTTGAAACCAAAGTGAATGATGATTTTTGCATTGATG atgataatgaaaatattGATAGGCCTACCTGCAATGATGTACTTGTGAAGCATAATTTACAACAGTCAACCTCCAATGAAGTATTGAAGAGCCATGATTCCTCAAATAATAGAGGTCGTAAAGTAAGACAGGTTGGTGAAGATAATCTATGGAGTACTCCACTTTTGTTGAATCAAGGGGAAAAAGGCTCTACTTCATCCTCAACAGCTCAATTACTGACATCTTCTTCGAGTATAAATTCATGGGAAATAAAAGAGGGTCAAATATTTGAGAACAAGCAAGAGTTGAAGATGAAACTCCATCTTTATGCATTAAAGAAAAACTTTGAGTTTAAAGTAAAGAAGTCTGCGAAAAATATATGGTGTACAGTATGTGTTGATGATAAATGCAAATGGAGGTTGAGGGCTACAAAATTGGTTAAGTCCAATATGTTCGAGGTTCGTAAATTTTTCGATGAACACACATGTTCATTGGATGTTCGACATAAAGATCACCGTCAGGCATCCCCATGGCTTATTGGACATGTCATAAGGAGAAAATTTGAGGGTGATAATGTTAATTACAAACCAAGGTCAATTGTAAGAGATATGAGTTTATCATATGGAGTTCATATGAGTTATGCTAAAGCTTGGAGGTGTCGAGAGCATGCATTGGCTTACATAAGAGGTACACCAGAATCATCATTTCAGAAACTTCCCTCATTTCTATACATGATGGAGCAAAAAAATCCTGGAACTGTTACTCATTTGCAGATGGACAATGAAGGTAGTTTCAAATATTGCTTCATGGCCTTAGGTGTTTCTATAATGGGGTTTAAAACATACATTCGCCCAGTTATATGTGTAGATGGAACCTTCTTGACTACTCGGTGTGGAGGTACTTTGTTATGTGCCATGGGACAAGATGCTAACAAGCAAATATATCCAATTGCATTTTCAGTAGTTGACTTAGAGAATAATGACTCATGGTTGTATTTTCTACTGAGGTTGAAGGAAGCGATTGGTGAAGTGGAGAATCTAGTATTCGTGTCTGATAGACATACTAGTATAGCAAGTGCCTTGACTAAAATTTTTCCTGAGGCACACCACAGTGCTTGTATACATCATGTTAGCATGAATATCCGTGTGAAGTTCAAAACTGACCATTGCCATGAAGAATTCTTCCTTGCAGCGAAAGCTTATAGAAAGCGAGAGTTTTTACGCCATTTTGAGAAGATTAAATTCAAAGATCTTGCAATTGCTCAATACTTAGAGAATCAAGTGGGTTTTGAAAAGTGGGCTCGTTCTTTCTTTCCTGGTCATCGATATAATTTAATGACTACAGGTATTGCCGAAAGCTGGAACAATGTCATTGCTGAGGCAcgtgggtggccaattacttgtcTCATGGAATTTATGAGGCACACTTTACAAAAATGGTTTTTCAAGCGTCGAACTGCAGCATCAGCGACTACAGGTCCTCTTGCCACAGAAGTGGAAGCTGATTTGCGAAAGTTAGCAAACAAGTCCACTACCTCGTTCCCTTTTCCGTCTAGTCAGTATGAAATAACAGTATTGGATGGTGATCTTGATGGAGATGTCGACCTGAGGAGGAAAACATGTAGTTGTAGAAGATTTGATTTGACAGGTCTTCCTTGTGAACATGCTCTAGCTGGTGCTCGACAACGTGGCATTAGTCCATATAATTTATGCTCCAGATTCTACACAGTTGAAGCATGGTTGTCATCCTATGGTGGATCTGTATATACGCTGGGTAATGAAGAATCTTGGGTGATACCAAATGACATAGGAAGTATGATGATAGCTCCTCCTTTAGTGAAGCAGAAGGCtggtcgtccaaagaagaaacGACGTTTATCAAAGGGTGAGAAGAATAGCAAACAACATAGATGTACTAGATGTGGTGTCCTGGACCATAATCGAGTGACGTGCACCACTGTTTGTCCCCCGCTGTCTAGACATGCTTAG